attgtcattGTAATGAagtattatttttccaaataatgTGTCTTAtttgttataaaatatgttaCTTGTCATGTATTCTAGGATGTATACTACTTTTTATTACTAGAGATTAGATTGAGTTATatgtatttatcattttaagTGACTTGATTACATGtaaatatatgttttatatatattattagtgcATGGAATTTGAACTCTTATTAGTTAGATTTAAGAAAAACACTCAAAGTGtaatgaatttttaaattattagtttaatttaaCCTGTTATGACATGCCACTTATCATTTATTTTAGAATACCACTTAGAGCCTATTTGAATGAGCTTTTTTTaagttgtttttttaaaattggaaATCTCAGCTTTTTACTTTTGAGCTTTTTGTAAGTTGTTTTGTCTTATAATAAGGGTTCAAAAGcacttttttaattttatccaaacaccataaaagaaattaaaagttattttaactttaaaagtacttaaaataagcctatACAAACATGCTCTTAGTGTTAGTATTAAATTATCATTTGATTGATCTATTTGTGTAGTTATaagtaaatacataaaatttaaactttagttatatacatatctatcaggaAAAGGGTAATCAGATGATGGAACAGGCTAGCAATGCTGCGCAGTCTGCCAAGGAAACAATGCACGAGGTTTTTGGCATTTTTCATTAatatctaattaagttaatctAATAATTGAACTCGTCTCtctattttaataattaattcattagAATcgaatttaacttatatacatcaacataatataatttatgTGTTAATTCTATAGGCTGGACAGCAAATAAAGGTTACGGCACAAGGAGCGGCAGATGCAGTTAATGTTGGGTTTAATAGATAGTTTGAATGgaaaattgagggaaaagaagtggagggaaaaatgatctgttctttcttgctttatgaaataagctttggtcccacataggtggtggaaatgaaaagtgtcctacttaaaagtagaagcactccttcatgttgttagagggtcaagaagagggtctcccctcgcgccatcgtcgtcgtcgctcgctcggctcggcttagaatttggatttggtcaattgataatctttttggaccaaatttcctttaaattttaattaattaacccATTTTTCCggattaattttaaaaaaaaatatttccctccattttttcaacagatttttgaaaggttgcaaccttgtccgaaaagttgcaaatcttttctcaacaggcaaatcttttcccaacaggtgtcttttcttaaaatgtgcaaacagtctatatatgtcTTTTAATCCTCAAAATGTTCAATACGAAAtttctgaaataacatcttattcttcttctttctccacttcctaaaatcgtgtgatatacagcATTCGAGTGGTTTGCAGTCACCaaaatttgcagtacctctactttggtgagtaa
The sequence above is a segment of the Solanum dulcamara chromosome 11, daSolDulc1.2, whole genome shotgun sequence genome. Coding sequences within it:
- the LOC129871999 gene encoding stress-induced protein KIN2-like yields the protein MDNSQNISYQAGQAKGQAQEKGNQMMEQASNAAQSAKETMHEAGQQIKVTAQGAADAVNVGFNR